A single region of the Anguilla rostrata isolate EN2019 chromosome 11, ASM1855537v3, whole genome shotgun sequence genome encodes:
- the LOC135235247 gene encoding uncharacterized protein LOC135235247 isoform X1, with protein sequence MIGAHSRTSRSTQVQMWSFMLVCMAVLGPPQDCTLQPNDYVAREGRAELQKLQGFAAQPRYGACWSRALEKIQMSCQEFTEDTQSKLALAFTHCHLRRSDRPFPECTDGSEVRECTRDMDPVAFNTYTEFFTHAHSICHYLQSERWQGQAENTIHRLTESSAGVAEQLASTRRVAEDLVEVQSAALKTQEAILRNGEELKHTLHDSAQGVREVFSQIQDTAREQQLAFSAIFSRMAYLQSFVMSESHTLSSLLYNALGLCAAFLLTATRRTAGARLVLFGLVAVNVYLERTICRTVLESTDPGYLQMERAALLVGLLRRAMVLLGLLVLAYSAARFRDARLESLEILARLKETQSDLHLALQRAESLTEAADAVQRMMGRVERVREESRRTREENGSLDRVVHELSVILPTPDHTGVLSVSKMPSLCDPTEARHGDGGSGLAHGAAEIPRKRGRRRSSAYQHSPCPALVYSVLVEDSQSRYNLRSRRSLSGGASLLEIHT encoded by the exons GATGTGGAGTTTCATGCTTGTTTGCATGGCAGTCCTGGGCCCGCCGCAGGACTGCACCCTTCAGCCTAATGACTACGTCGCGAGAGAGGGCCGAGCGGAGCTTCAGAAGCTGCAAGGCTTTGCAGCGCAGCCCCGCTACGGCGCGTGCTGGTCGCGTGCGCTAGAGAAGATCCAGATGAGCTGCCAGGAATTCACCGAGGACACACAGAGCAAACTCGCGCTGGCATTTACGCATTGTCATTTgcgcag GTCAGACCGGCCATTCCCCGAATGCACAGACGGCAGCGAGGTTCGAGAGTGTACACGGGACATGGACCCCGTCGCCTTCAACACCTACACAGAGTTTTTCACTCACGCTCACAGCATCTGCCACTACCTGCAGAGTGAGCGCTGGCAGGGCCAGGCGGAGAACACCATCCACAG GCTGACGGAGAGCTCGGCGGGCGTGGCCGAGCAGCTGGCGTCCACGCGGCGCGTGGCGGAGGACCTGGTGGAGGTCCAGAGCGCGGCCTTGAAGACCCAGGAGGCCATTCTGCGCAACGGGGAGGAGCTCAAGCACACGCTGCACGACTCCGCGCAAg GAGTCAGAGAGGTGTTCTCCCAGATCCAGGACACGGCGCGGGAGCAGCAGCTGGCCTTCTCCGCCATCTTCAGCCGCATGGCCTACCTGCAGAGCTTCGTCATGTCGGAGTCGCACACGCTGAGCTCCCTGCTGTACAACGCCCTGGGGCTCTGCGCCGCCTTCCTGCTCACCGCCACGCGCCGCACCGCCGGGGCCCG gtTAGTCCTTTTTGGCTTGGTGGCTGTGAATGTGTACCTGGAGAGGACAATATGCAGGACCGTGCTCGAGTCTACAGACCCTGGGTATCTACAGATG GAGcgcgccgccctgctggtggGGCTGCTCCGGCGGGCCATGGTTCTGCTCGGGCTGCTGGTGCTGGCGTACTCCGCCGCGCGGTTCCGCGACGCGAGGCTGGAGAGCCTGGAGATCCTGGCCCGGCTGAAGGAGACCCAGTCCGACCTTCACCTGGCCTTGCAGCGAGCTG AAAGCCTCACAGAGGCAGCGGACGCGGTGCAAAGGATGATGGGACGggtggagagggtgagggaggaaAGCAGGAGGACCCGGGAGGAAAATGGGTCTCTGGACAGGGTGGTGCACGAGCTGTCCGTCATCCTGCCCACCCCCGATCATACCGGTGTGCTGTCCGTGTCGAAGATGCCCTCCCTCTGTGACCCTACTGAGG ctcgccatggcgacggtgGCTCAGGACTGGCGCACGGCGCGGCGGAAATCCCGCGCAAGCGTGGGCGGCGCCGGTCCTCGGCCTATCAGCACAGCCCCTGCCCCGCCTTGGTCTACAGCGTGCTGGTGGAGGACAGTCAG TCACGCTACAACCTCCGGAGCCGCAGGTCCCTGTCGGGTGGGGCGTCACTCCTGGAGATACACACCTGA
- the LOC135235247 gene encoding uncharacterized protein LOC135235247 isoform X2: protein MWSFMLVCMAVLGPPQDCTLQPNDYVAREGRAELQKLQGFAAQPRYGACWSRALEKIQMSCQEFTEDTQSKLALAFTHCHLRRSDRPFPECTDGSEVRECTRDMDPVAFNTYTEFFTHAHSICHYLQSERWQGQAENTIHRLTESSAGVAEQLASTRRVAEDLVEVQSAALKTQEAILRNGEELKHTLHDSAQGVREVFSQIQDTAREQQLAFSAIFSRMAYLQSFVMSESHTLSSLLYNALGLCAAFLLTATRRTAGARLVLFGLVAVNVYLERTICRTVLESTDPGYLQMERAALLVGLLRRAMVLLGLLVLAYSAARFRDARLESLEILARLKETQSDLHLALQRAESLTEAADAVQRMMGRVERVREESRRTREENGSLDRVVHELSVILPTPDHTGVLSVSKMPSLCDPTEARHGDGGSGLAHGAAEIPRKRGRRRSSAYQHSPCPALVYSVLVEDSQSRYNLRSRRSLSGGASLLEIHT from the exons ATGTGGAGTTTCATGCTTGTTTGCATGGCAGTCCTGGGCCCGCCGCAGGACTGCACCCTTCAGCCTAATGACTACGTCGCGAGAGAGGGCCGAGCGGAGCTTCAGAAGCTGCAAGGCTTTGCAGCGCAGCCCCGCTACGGCGCGTGCTGGTCGCGTGCGCTAGAGAAGATCCAGATGAGCTGCCAGGAATTCACCGAGGACACACAGAGCAAACTCGCGCTGGCATTTACGCATTGTCATTTgcgcag GTCAGACCGGCCATTCCCCGAATGCACAGACGGCAGCGAGGTTCGAGAGTGTACACGGGACATGGACCCCGTCGCCTTCAACACCTACACAGAGTTTTTCACTCACGCTCACAGCATCTGCCACTACCTGCAGAGTGAGCGCTGGCAGGGCCAGGCGGAGAACACCATCCACAG GCTGACGGAGAGCTCGGCGGGCGTGGCCGAGCAGCTGGCGTCCACGCGGCGCGTGGCGGAGGACCTGGTGGAGGTCCAGAGCGCGGCCTTGAAGACCCAGGAGGCCATTCTGCGCAACGGGGAGGAGCTCAAGCACACGCTGCACGACTCCGCGCAAg GAGTCAGAGAGGTGTTCTCCCAGATCCAGGACACGGCGCGGGAGCAGCAGCTGGCCTTCTCCGCCATCTTCAGCCGCATGGCCTACCTGCAGAGCTTCGTCATGTCGGAGTCGCACACGCTGAGCTCCCTGCTGTACAACGCCCTGGGGCTCTGCGCCGCCTTCCTGCTCACCGCCACGCGCCGCACCGCCGGGGCCCG gtTAGTCCTTTTTGGCTTGGTGGCTGTGAATGTGTACCTGGAGAGGACAATATGCAGGACCGTGCTCGAGTCTACAGACCCTGGGTATCTACAGATG GAGcgcgccgccctgctggtggGGCTGCTCCGGCGGGCCATGGTTCTGCTCGGGCTGCTGGTGCTGGCGTACTCCGCCGCGCGGTTCCGCGACGCGAGGCTGGAGAGCCTGGAGATCCTGGCCCGGCTGAAGGAGACCCAGTCCGACCTTCACCTGGCCTTGCAGCGAGCTG AAAGCCTCACAGAGGCAGCGGACGCGGTGCAAAGGATGATGGGACGggtggagagggtgagggaggaaAGCAGGAGGACCCGGGAGGAAAATGGGTCTCTGGACAGGGTGGTGCACGAGCTGTCCGTCATCCTGCCCACCCCCGATCATACCGGTGTGCTGTCCGTGTCGAAGATGCCCTCCCTCTGTGACCCTACTGAGG ctcgccatggcgacggtgGCTCAGGACTGGCGCACGGCGCGGCGGAAATCCCGCGCAAGCGTGGGCGGCGCCGGTCCTCGGCCTATCAGCACAGCCCCTGCCCCGCCTTGGTCTACAGCGTGCTGGTGGAGGACAGTCAG TCACGCTACAACCTCCGGAGCCGCAGGTCCCTGTCGGGTGGGGCGTCACTCCTGGAGATACACACCTGA